CCAAGTTGGTAGTAATCGGTACATCAGTCAGATTCTTGGAGAATGCACTACAGATCGCTTTCgcctcttttgttctttctctacTCAATTCTTTACAGAAGTTCACGCTTGTGACATCTTCTGTACGAGTAGTTTCCAGCAGAGGAATCATCTTCTGAGTGTCTATTCGGAAGATATCATCGTTCATCGTATCATCTTCCTCGATGACTACGGCGATGtgttcttctgtttcttcttttttttttttcgtcaatTCTGTTTCTGAGGTCGACAACGTATTCTGCTGTCGTCTTCTGTTCACCTTCGACCGATTCATCAGTCCATGCACGACGCAGAACCTGCATGGGACCTCTGATGGTCTTGCCATACCGCATTTCAAAGGGTGAGAACCCCAGACTGTCTTGAGGTGCTTTCTTGGTTCTGCCTTTTGGCGCTgttctttggcatgtgtcacaCGAGAGACAGTAACGTTTTATGTCTCCGACCAAACCTGGCCACCAGAACTCACACCTGATTCTATCAGTGGTTTTCTTCTGCCCGAGATGACCTGTCATCGGGTGGTCGTGCCCAAAAGAAAGCACTTTGCTTCTCATTTCTTTGGGAACAACGACTTTACTAGATTCACTCCCGGTTTTGTCGAGGGTTGTCCTGTACaagatttctttcttgtatACATATTTCACACCGTGGAATGATTCTCTTGAAACAGCCATTTGGCGAACTTTTGCCAGTGTTTCATCATCATTCTGAGCCTTCTTGAGATCTTGCGGGGAATACAtcttgtgtgtatttctgtcatCATGACTAGTTCCCGGCACAGGTTTCTCAttccgttttttttttctcttctcttgctTCCGTGTACTGACCGCCGCGTTGGTCTCACCTTGATACCAACTCGGGTCACGTACTGGAAACAAAGGGGTCTTCCTCTTGTTCTGGCCTACACCATACCATTTACCTATGAGGACAGGATAAATGGGATCATCGAGTATGACCACTTCGGTTTTGGCATCAAAATACGGACAGTCAATGTGGGCCACAGCCGTGGGACACAATTTCCGTGTTTTCTTCTCTGCGAGAgtagtttcttttttctttgccaaGTACCTTTCTTCAGGTATAAGGTCGGCCCTGACCATAATACCTGAGCACCCGGAATCGCGTAATGCTTTTACGATTCGGCCGTCTAATTTGATGAACACTTCCTCTTTGAAATCCTTCTTTTTGCACGACTTGCACAGCTTGTCAAGATGTACGGGGATTTCTTGTCCATCAAATTCATTTCGAACATGAACTGCGTGAACGCTTTCTCCCTTATTGGGACAAAATCGCGACAGGTGCCCTTTGcccttgcaaaaaaaacaacagcctgtggctttcagtctttgtttttcatcatCGCTCACGTATTTATGTTCTTTCTGTGACGATTTCTCTTTCGCGTCACTTTCGACGACGTTCGAACCTTTCGTGTTCGAAAACGCGCTGCCGCTAGAATGGTTTTGGTGAGATTGCCGTGGCCTGATGTTCGAACGTGATTGTTCGTACTCCGTGGCAATTTCGCCCATTTCTTTCGCAGACTTCGGTTTCCGATCAAGTACGTGCAACATCACTTCGGCAGGGAAGGTGTTCTCTAATTGTTCTCTGAGAACTAGATCCTTCAGATCTGCCACATGTTCATCGCACTTGGCTAACTCGATCCATTTATCGAGGATGCGCTCAAGTTTGgtgacatgttctttgtacgtgTCAGATGGGTTTCGCTTCAGCTGACGGAATTTCTTCCGATATTGATCTGCTGTCAGTTGAAATCCATCATACAACGCATTCTTCAAAGTGTTGTAGTTGCGCGCGTCTTCGAAACTGAGTTTTGCATAAATGGTTCTCGCCTTTCCTTTCAAGAAATACACCATTCTCGTAGCTTTGCGTTCGTCGTCGAGATGACAGTCGGTTGCATAATGTTCAAATTGTGCAAACCAACTCTCGATGTCGTCTTTGTCATCAAGAAAAGGGATTTTTGGGATAAAGTCGTCATCCCCACGACGCCTCGACGCGTTATTGTTGGCGTTGTCTCGGCGTGCTTCCGTTTGTATCCTCA
The nucleotide sequence above comes from Littorina saxatilis isolate snail1 unplaced genomic scaffold, US_GU_Lsax_2.0 scaffold_1538, whole genome shotgun sequence. Encoded proteins:
- the LOC138956466 gene encoding uncharacterized protein, which codes for MQTSKHPSTRAHIARMNADPQNQNTAEAVVSDVEGGDTYVNTQGESSDNDSQTLGARVTTYVSAASNERAGPIHPVKSGLEWTRELLAIGRELGLEGKDLREFVAEERAREEREAHEREREREERAREEREREADRAFQLEQLRIQTEARRDNANNNASRRRGDDDFIPKIPFLDDKDDIESWFAQFEHYATDCHLDDERKATRMVYFLKGKARTIYAKLSFEDARNYNTLKNALYDGFQLTADQYRKKFRQLKRNPSDTYKEHVTKLERILDKWIELAKCDEHVADLKDLVLREQLENTFPAEVMLHVLDRKPKSAKEMGEIATEYEQSRSNIRPRQSHQNHSSGSAFSNTKGSNVVESDAKEKSSQKEHKYVSDDEKQRLKATGCCFFCKGKGHLSRFCPNKGESVHAVHVRNEFDGQEIPVHLDKLCKSCKKKDFKEEVFIKLDGRIVKALRDSGCSGIMVRADLIPEERYLAKKKETTLAEKKTRKLCPTAVAHIDCPYFDAKTEVVILDDPIYPVLIGKWYGVGQNKRKTPLFPVRDPSWYQGETNAAVSTRKQEKRKKKRNEKPVPGTSHDDRNTHKMYSPQDLKKAQNDDETLAKVRQMAVSRESFHGVKYVYKKEILYRTTLDKTGSESSKVVVPKEMRSKVLSFGHDHPMTGHLGQKKTTDRIRCEFWWPGLVGDIKRYCLSCDTCQRTAPKGRTKKAPQDSLGFSPFEMRYGKTIRGPMQVLRRAWTDESVEGEQKTTAEYVVDLRNRIDEKKKRRNRRTHRRSHRGR